The Lycium barbarum isolate Lr01 chromosome 12, ASM1917538v2, whole genome shotgun sequence genome includes a region encoding these proteins:
- the LOC132623102 gene encoding cation/H(+) antiporter 15-like isoform X1, whose protein sequence is MVNPKFLKVPELATYNVRGSRPTVGVGKLCYLTDTVTDNGIWEEINPLESKLPIFIFQLVIVLFVTRLCLLLLKPLRQPHFAAELLAGILVGSTAIASEFARKHIPALGSIFAASRIMTMETVGNLGLIYHVFLLGLEMDLIALTSVSPKALGVGISGALFPFLFGASLYAFIADYPENFRWGFLYWGVALSVTGLPVIAEIFAKLKLLHSEIGRIAMSSALVNDFSSWVLLVLSLAVTSSNSSTYLSLFSAIVFIIFSIFVIRPVLLWVIRKTTREGEDYSEATVCTILTMVLACGLITDICGVSSLLGAFVFGLIIPPDLLGHRFVLMLQGFASDLLLPLYYASLGMRTHLGGFNREDMLMMVLVCFLSFIPKIVCTVAISYFYRMSLHEGFTLGVLMNTKGLIAVMAMSLGRDHTVMNEDGFAIMLFTIFIMSIATLPIVNFLYRRTKKFLPSQHRVLQDLKPDTELRILTCIHEVQTVAGITALLEISHASKRSPICVFALQLMQLKKHTTALLIVHGAGGTSSESISRVDGQTDQLIAAFKNLEHQSPTLSVQLLTAISPYGTMHEDVCSLVEEKQVTLIILPFHKRQTIHNNMEEMNPAYKDVNNNTLATAPCTVGILVDRGFGTLLPTNKDEGRSRSCKIAMIFIGGPDDREALAYASRMARHPKVALTVLRFILDESSATQNGDADLSLTMEAEAEKQADDLLVNEFRHKVQNDISVVYTEEISGNGAETVKTIRSLGQDFDLYVVGRGLAFFSPLKGGLDEWSDCPELGSIGDLLLTSDFSSTASVLVVQQHAQLNPGDSIL, encoded by the exons atggTTAATCCGAAATTTCTGAAAGTGCCAGAACTTGCAACGTATAATGTCCGAGGGAGTCGACCAACTGTGGGTGTTGGCAAATTATGTTACCTCACTGATACCGTTACAGACAATGGCAtatgggaagaaatcaacccaTTGGAATCCAAACTCCCAATATTCATCTTTCAACTTGTTATTGTTCTTTTTGTCACCCGCCTTTGTCTCCTCCTCCTCAAACCTCTCCGCCAACCCCATTTCGCTGCTGAATTGCTG GCCGGTATACTGGTGGGATCAACTGCAATTGCAAGTGAATTTGCACGAAAACATATTCCAGCACTGGGTTCTATATTTGCAGCCTCTCGAATTATGACAATGGAGACCGTGGGAAACCTTGGACTAATTTATCATGTATTTCTTCTTGGGTTAGAAATGGACTTAATAGCATTAACAAGTGTTAGCCCCAAAGCCCTTGGCGTTGGTATTTCTGGAGctcttttcccctttctttttGGAGCTTCCTTGTACGCTTTTATCGCGGACTATCCAGAGAATTTCAGATGGGGTTTCCTTTACTGGGGTGTAGCACTCTCAGTCACTGGCCTTCCTGTTATAGCCGAAATATTTGCAAAATTAAAGCTCCTCCATTCAGAAATTGGAAGAATAGCCATGTCTTCCGCCCTTGTAAATGACTTTTCCTCATGGGTTCTCCTTGTACTCTCATTAGCAGTAACTAGTAGCAATTCAAGTACGTACTTGTCATTGTTTAGTGCTATAGTATTCATCATTTTCAGTATTTTTGTAATTCGTCCGGTACTTTTATGGGTGATTAGGAAGACGACCCGAGAAGGAGAAGACTATAGTGAAGCAACAGTTTGTACTATACTCACAATGGTCTTGGCTTGTGGGTTGATTACAGATATATGTGGAGTGAGCTCTCTGCTTGGTGCATTTGTATTTGGTCTTATCATACCACCAGATCTGTTGGGGCATAGGTTTGTGTTGATGCTACAAGGCTTCGCGTCTGACTTGTTGCTCCCTCTTTATTATGCTAGTTTGGGAATGAGGACTCATCTTGGTGGATTTAACAGAGAGGACATGCTTATGATGGTTCTCGTTTGCTTCTTGTCTTTCATACCAAAGATTGTCTGTACTGTTGCTATTTCTTACTTCTATAGGATGTCGTTGCATGAAGGATTTACTCTTGGAGTCCTGATGAACACCAAAGGCCTGATAGCTGTCATGGCAATGAGCTTGGGGCGTGACCATACT GTCATGAATGAAGATGGATTTGccattatgttgtttactatattTATCATGAGCATAGCAACATTACCAATTGTGAACTTCCTGTATAGACGTACAAAGAAGTTCTTACCAAGCCAACACAGGGTGTTACAGGATCTAAAACCGGATACTGAGCTCCGAATCCTCACATGTATTCATGAAGTACAAACTGTGGCTGGAATTACTGCACTCCTGGAAATCTCTCATGCCTCCAAAAGATCCCCAATTTGTGTCTTTGCTCTTCAGCTCATGCAGCTAAAAAAACATACTACTGCTCTGCTCATTGTTCATGGTGCCGGTGGGACTAGCTCAGAAAGCATCAGTAGAGTAGACGGACAAACAGACCAATTAATTGCTGCATTCAAGAACTTAGAGCATCAAAGTCCAACGCTATCGGTTCAACTGTTGACTGCTATATCTCCTTATGGCACAATGCATGAAGATGTCTGCAGTCTTGTTGAGGAAAAGCAGGTGACACTAATCATTCTCCCATTCCACAAGAGACAGACTATCCACAATAACATGGAAGAAATGAATCCTGCTTACAAAGATGTAAATAATAATACTTTAGCAACTGCACCTTGCACTGTTGGTATTCTTGTAGATCGTGGTTTTGGCACATTGTTACCTACTAATAAAGACGAAGGTAGAAGTAGGAGTTGCAAAATTGCCATGATCTTTATAGGGGGGCCTGATGACAGAGAGGCGTTGGCCTATGCTTCACGGATGGCAAGACATCCAAAGGTAGCTCTAACAGTTTTGAGGTTTATTCTGGATGAAAGTTCAGCCACACAAAATGGCGATGCAGATTTATCTCTCACAATGGAAGCTGAAGCTGAAAAGCAAGCTGATGACTTATTGGTAAATGAGTTTAGGCACAAGGTACAGAATGATATCTCAGTTGTTTATACAGAGGAGATATCTGGTAATGGTGCAGAAACTGTGAAAACAATAAGATCGCTAGGTCAGGATTTTGATCTCTATGTGGTAGGAAGAGGATTGGCCTTCTTTTCGCCGCTCAAGGGTGGCTTAGATGAGTGGAGTGACTGCCCCGAGCTGGGCTCCATTGGGGATCTCTTGCTCACATCAGACTTTTCTTCCACAGCTTCAGTTTTAGTGGTGCAACAACATGCACAGCTCAATCCTGGAGATTCAATTCTATGA
- the LOC132623102 gene encoding cation/H(+) antiporter 15-like isoform X2, whose product MTMETVGNLGLIYHVFLLGLEMDLIALTSVSPKALGVGISGALFPFLFGASLYAFIADYPENFRWGFLYWGVALSVTGLPVIAEIFAKLKLLHSEIGRIAMSSALVNDFSSWVLLVLSLAVTSSNSSTYLSLFSAIVFIIFSIFVIRPVLLWVIRKTTREGEDYSEATVCTILTMVLACGLITDICGVSSLLGAFVFGLIIPPDLLGHRFVLMLQGFASDLLLPLYYASLGMRTHLGGFNREDMLMMVLVCFLSFIPKIVCTVAISYFYRMSLHEGFTLGVLMNTKGLIAVMAMSLGRDHTVMNEDGFAIMLFTIFIMSIATLPIVNFLYRRTKKFLPSQHRVLQDLKPDTELRILTCIHEVQTVAGITALLEISHASKRSPICVFALQLMQLKKHTTALLIVHGAGGTSSESISRVDGQTDQLIAAFKNLEHQSPTLSVQLLTAISPYGTMHEDVCSLVEEKQVTLIILPFHKRQTIHNNMEEMNPAYKDVNNNTLATAPCTVGILVDRGFGTLLPTNKDEGRSRSCKIAMIFIGGPDDREALAYASRMARHPKVALTVLRFILDESSATQNGDADLSLTMEAEAEKQADDLLVNEFRHKVQNDISVVYTEEISGNGAETVKTIRSLGQDFDLYVVGRGLAFFSPLKGGLDEWSDCPELGSIGDLLLTSDFSSTASVLVVQQHAQLNPGDSIL is encoded by the exons ATGACAATGGAGACCGTGGGAAACCTTGGACTAATTTATCATGTATTTCTTCTTGGGTTAGAAATGGACTTAATAGCATTAACAAGTGTTAGCCCCAAAGCCCTTGGCGTTGGTATTTCTGGAGctcttttcccctttctttttGGAGCTTCCTTGTACGCTTTTATCGCGGACTATCCAGAGAATTTCAGATGGGGTTTCCTTTACTGGGGTGTAGCACTCTCAGTCACTGGCCTTCCTGTTATAGCCGAAATATTTGCAAAATTAAAGCTCCTCCATTCAGAAATTGGAAGAATAGCCATGTCTTCCGCCCTTGTAAATGACTTTTCCTCATGGGTTCTCCTTGTACTCTCATTAGCAGTAACTAGTAGCAATTCAAGTACGTACTTGTCATTGTTTAGTGCTATAGTATTCATCATTTTCAGTATTTTTGTAATTCGTCCGGTACTTTTATGGGTGATTAGGAAGACGACCCGAGAAGGAGAAGACTATAGTGAAGCAACAGTTTGTACTATACTCACAATGGTCTTGGCTTGTGGGTTGATTACAGATATATGTGGAGTGAGCTCTCTGCTTGGTGCATTTGTATTTGGTCTTATCATACCACCAGATCTGTTGGGGCATAGGTTTGTGTTGATGCTACAAGGCTTCGCGTCTGACTTGTTGCTCCCTCTTTATTATGCTAGTTTGGGAATGAGGACTCATCTTGGTGGATTTAACAGAGAGGACATGCTTATGATGGTTCTCGTTTGCTTCTTGTCTTTCATACCAAAGATTGTCTGTACTGTTGCTATTTCTTACTTCTATAGGATGTCGTTGCATGAAGGATTTACTCTTGGAGTCCTGATGAACACCAAAGGCCTGATAGCTGTCATGGCAATGAGCTTGGGGCGTGACCATACT GTCATGAATGAAGATGGATTTGccattatgttgtttactatattTATCATGAGCATAGCAACATTACCAATTGTGAACTTCCTGTATAGACGTACAAAGAAGTTCTTACCAAGCCAACACAGGGTGTTACAGGATCTAAAACCGGATACTGAGCTCCGAATCCTCACATGTATTCATGAAGTACAAACTGTGGCTGGAATTACTGCACTCCTGGAAATCTCTCATGCCTCCAAAAGATCCCCAATTTGTGTCTTTGCTCTTCAGCTCATGCAGCTAAAAAAACATACTACTGCTCTGCTCATTGTTCATGGTGCCGGTGGGACTAGCTCAGAAAGCATCAGTAGAGTAGACGGACAAACAGACCAATTAATTGCTGCATTCAAGAACTTAGAGCATCAAAGTCCAACGCTATCGGTTCAACTGTTGACTGCTATATCTCCTTATGGCACAATGCATGAAGATGTCTGCAGTCTTGTTGAGGAAAAGCAGGTGACACTAATCATTCTCCCATTCCACAAGAGACAGACTATCCACAATAACATGGAAGAAATGAATCCTGCTTACAAAGATGTAAATAATAATACTTTAGCAACTGCACCTTGCACTGTTGGTATTCTTGTAGATCGTGGTTTTGGCACATTGTTACCTACTAATAAAGACGAAGGTAGAAGTAGGAGTTGCAAAATTGCCATGATCTTTATAGGGGGGCCTGATGACAGAGAGGCGTTGGCCTATGCTTCACGGATGGCAAGACATCCAAAGGTAGCTCTAACAGTTTTGAGGTTTATTCTGGATGAAAGTTCAGCCACACAAAATGGCGATGCAGATTTATCTCTCACAATGGAAGCTGAAGCTGAAAAGCAAGCTGATGACTTATTGGTAAATGAGTTTAGGCACAAGGTACAGAATGATATCTCAGTTGTTTATACAGAGGAGATATCTGGTAATGGTGCAGAAACTGTGAAAACAATAAGATCGCTAGGTCAGGATTTTGATCTCTATGTGGTAGGAAGAGGATTGGCCTTCTTTTCGCCGCTCAAGGGTGGCTTAGATGAGTGGAGTGACTGCCCCGAGCTGGGCTCCATTGGGGATCTCTTGCTCACATCAGACTTTTCTTCCACAGCTTCAGTTTTAGTGGTGCAACAACATGCACAGCTCAATCCTGGAGATTCAATTCTATGA